AATAAGCATACCTCTATCTCGGGCTTCTTGAATTATTCTTTTTATTGGTGCTGATTCAGGACTTACAATAGCTACAAGTCTATTTGCAGAAACTATGTTACCGAAACCAATATTTATTAGCTTAATGCTCATTCTAATCCTCCTAGCTTACTCAACATTTTGAACTTGCTCTCTAATTTTTTCTATTTCATTTTTAATGTTTAAAACTATATTGGTTAATTCTAAGTCGTTTGCTTTAGAAGCAATGGTATTTGCTTCTCTATTCATCTCCTGTATAATAAAGTCTAATTTCCTGCCTATAGGCTCAGCAAGCTCAAGAGTGTCTTTCATTTGGACTATATGACTGTTAAGCCTCACTATTTCTTCATCAATATTTGATTTATCTGCAAATATTGCTATTTCCATTGCCATACGACCTTCATCAAGCTTAGCATCATTCAAAAGTTCTTTAACTCTTTTTTCTAATTTTTCCTTATATTCCACTAAAAGTACAGGAGCTCTTTCGACAATCTTAGCAATATGGTTATTTATGTAATTGCATCTTGATAATATGTCTTCCTTTAATTTTAGCCCTTCTTTTTGCCTCATAGAAACAAGCATATCAATAGCAGCATTTAATGATACCGATATTATATTCCATAAGGTCTCAATATCTTCTTCCTTTTGGTTTAATGTTATAACATCAGGAAACCTTGAAATGAGTGAAACGGAAATATCATCTCTTACTTCATATCTATCTTTGATTTCTTTAAGACATTTAATATAGCTATCAGCTAGAGCATAATTAAAATTTGCAGCTACATCATTTGAGGCAATAATATTCTGTGTTACATAGACATCAATCTTACCTCTATTAATCTTTTCAGATAGAGCTCTTCTTATTCTATCCTCTAGAGAAGCTAAATTTCTAGGCATTTTAATATTTAAATCCAAATATCTATGATTAACGCTTTTTATTTCTACAATAAAACTTCTTCCATTTTCTTCTGTACTTCCTCTTCCAAATCCAGTCATGCTATTGGTCATAATAAGCTCATCCTTCCGACCCATTATTAAGTTCACACCTAATTATACATAAACCATTCATAAAATTGCAAGATAAATTTGCTTATAAGGTTAATTTTGGAGATATTTAAATCATATTAAATTTTATTTTTAAAGCATAGATGGTTTTTTTAGTTAAATCCATCTATGCTCTAGAAGAATTTTTTTAATAACATCTTAAATTGCTCATTATTTTATCTATTTCGTACTTATCTTTAGTTAAGGCTATTCTAAAATAGCCTTTTCCACACTCACCAAAAGCTGTTCCAGGTGTTACAACTATCCCAAAATCATTTAATAATTCTTCACAAAAGCTTTCAGTGGTATAATTCTTTGGGACTTTGCACCAAACATAAAATGTGCCTTCGCTCTTATAAAAATCGATATTATGTTTACTAAGAAGTTTTTCAGTTAATACCTTTCTCTCAAGATATACCTTTCTTATATCATCAACATACTTACGGCTAAGTTTTAACGCCTCAATTGCTGCATATTGAATAGGAATAAACTGACCAGAATCTACATTACTTTTTATCTTTAATAATGCTTTTATTATATCTCTATTTCCTACAGCATATCCAATTCTAAAACCAGTCATGTTATATATTTTAGAAAAAGTTCCAAATTCTATACATTGTTTTTTGCTATCAACCTGTAAAATACTCAATGGTTTTTCCCCAGGCCTTAGTATCTCATTATAGGCACCGTCATTTATTACAACAATATTTTTTTTGCTGCAAAATTTTAAAGCATCTTTGTAGAAGCTTTCATTTGCTACCGCCCCGGTAGGATTATTTGGATAATTAAGCATCATAAATTTACTTTTTTCTAAAATTTCATCCGGTATATTTAGCAGTTCTGGCAGATAATTGTTTTTCTCTTCAAGTTCAAACTTGAATGTTTTTACCCCCCAAAGACGACAGCAAGTTTCGTAAACAGGATAAGCAAGCTTCGGTACTAATGCATAGTCGCCAATACTGCATAAAGCAGGAATTACGTTATTTAATCCTTCTTTTGAACCGATTAAAATCAGCACCTCATTAACATCTAGTTTTACAGAATATACATCATTATAATATTTAATAATGCTATTTTTAAGCCCATCTACACCAGAGTAAGGAGGGTATTTATTATAATCTTCTATACCCAGTCCTCTAATAAGTCCGTCAATTATATTATTTTCAACTGGCAAGTCTGGATCACCAATGCTTAAATCTAAAAGAGTTTTTCCACTAATTAATAATTTTTTTTTAATCTCATCGAGCCTTTGAAAATGATATTCAGACAAAGAATCTAATCTATTATTAACCTTCATTGAATATTCCCCCAAAAGATAGTTTTTTATCATACTATTCATTTGAACAGCTAATTGTTACTGGATTTGAGGCATGAAAAAAGACTGAAATGCATATAAACATTTCAATCTATACTAATTAATGATATTGATAATGTCCTGACTCAAATATATCCTTAATAGCAGCCAGGTCATTAGTCTTGCTTAAAGCCAGCATTAGCTTTATTCTCGCTTTTTGACCAGGTAAGTTGTCCCCAAAGATAACACCGAGGTTTCTAAGCTCTTTTCCACCACCATGATATCCATAGGAATCAAGAACTCTACCTTGAAAACATCTCGACACTAATACTACTGGAACTCCTTTTTCTATAGCTCTCTTAATTCCATCAACCATACTTGGAGGAATGTTTCCTCTTCCAAAAGCTTCAATTACTATTCCCCTTGTTCCTTGATTTAAACAATAATCTAT
The genomic region above belongs to Clostridium swellfunianum and contains:
- a CDS encoding YicC/YloC family endoribonuclease; the protein is MTNSMTGFGRGSTEENGRSFIVEIKSVNHRYLDLNIKMPRNLASLEDRIRRALSEKINRGKIDVYVTQNIIASNDVAANFNYALADSYIKCLKEIKDRYEVRDDISVSLISRFPDVITLNQKEEDIETLWNIISVSLNAAIDMLVSMRQKEGLKLKEDILSRCNYINNHIAKIVERAPVLLVEYKEKLEKRVKELLNDAKLDEGRMAMEIAIFADKSNIDEEIVRLNSHIVQMKDTLELAEPIGRKLDFIIQEMNREANTIASKANDLELTNIVLNIKNEIEKIREQVQNVE
- a CDS encoding aminotransferase class I/II-fold pyridoxal phosphate-dependent enzyme; the encoded protein is MKVNNRLDSLSEYHFQRLDEIKKKLLISGKTLLDLSIGDPDLPVENNIIDGLIRGLGIEDYNKYPPYSGVDGLKNSIIKYYNDVYSVKLDVNEVLILIGSKEGLNNVIPALCSIGDYALVPKLAYPVYETCCRLWGVKTFKFELEEKNNYLPELLNIPDEILEKSKFMMLNYPNNPTGAVANESFYKDALKFCSKKNIVVINDGAYNEILRPGEKPLSILQVDSKKQCIEFGTFSKIYNMTGFRIGYAVGNRDIIKALLKIKSNVDSGQFIPIQYAAIEALKLSRKYVDDIRKVYLERKVLTEKLLSKHNIDFYKSEGTFYVWCKVPKNYTTESFCEELLNDFGIVVTPGTAFGECGKGYFRIALTKDKYEIDKIMSNLRCY